Below is a window of Cytophaga hutchinsonii ATCC 33406 DNA.
TAAAGTTGCTGTTGAATCGTACGATGACCGTATTGATCCGGTAGGCGCATGTGTTGGTATGAAAGGTTCCCGTATTCACAGCATTGTACGTGAGTTAGAGAATGAAAATATAGATGTAATCAATTTTACGGATAACATTGACTTGTTTATTGCGCGTGCATTAAGCCCTGCTAAAATAAGCAGCCTTAAAGTGGAAGCGGATAAAGGAAGAGCTTCTGTTTACTTAAAGCCGGATCAGGTTTCTCTTGCAATCGGTAAAGGTGGCCAGAACATTAAACTTGCCAGCAAATTAGTAGGCCTGGAAATTGACGTATTCAGAGAATTAACAGGTAATGAAGACAACGAAGATGTTGACTTAACAGAATTTGTTGATGAAATTGAAGATTGGATATTAGAAGAATTAAAACGTATCGGTCTGGATACAGCGAAGAGTGTATTAGCTCTAAGTAAAGATGACTTAGTACGTCGTACTGAATTGGAAGAAGAAACGGTTGAAGACGTACTTCAAATTCTAAGACAGGAATTTGAATAAAAATAATTTGAATAAATAATTTATAAATGGCTGAAGAAAAAATGATGCGGCTAAGCCAAGTGGCGAAAAAGTTGAATGTCGGAACCTCGACAATCATCGATCACCTTTCTGCCAAAGGCTACGATATTGAGAACAACCCCAATGCCAAAATTACGGTTGACATGTACGCATTTCTTTCAAAGGAATATGAGTCATCTGCACAGGTAAAAAAAGAGGCTGAAAGCCTTACCATTGGCAAAAAACACATGGGTGATGTTGTTATCGATGCCGATCAAGTAAATGTTGCACCCGAACACGACGAAGAGGATGAAGTTCGCATCATCAACAATAGTCCTGCTGAAGCGGTAGTTCCGGAAGTGCCGGCTGTTACTGCTCAAGAAGCACCTAAAACTGCACCAACTGCAGAGTCTCCGGAAGATGTTAAAGGAAACGTAACGCTTCAGGGCTTAAAGGTATTGGGCAAAATTGATTTAGGCACAGCGGATAAAGACTCCAAAAAATCAGCGAAAAATACGAAGCCTGTAGAAAAAGTTGCAGCAGAAAAACCAATTGAGAAGGCGAAGCCTGAAACTGTTGCACCTCCTGTTGAACCGAAGCCAGAGCCAAAACAAGAAACGCCGAAAACCGAACAGCCGGTTAAAAAAGAGACGCCTAAAGCGGAAACGCAGAAGCCTCCTGTTGCCGATAAACCTGCTGAAAAAACACCAGTTGTTGAAGAGCCTGCGGCACCTGTTGCAGACGTTCCAGTGCAAGTTGTTCAGGCACATGCTGACAAACTGCAGGGTTTAACTGTACTTGGTAAAATTCAACTTCCGGATAAAAAGAAAGAACCAACACGTGTGGCTTCTTCGGATGAAGTTGTAGATAAAAATAAAAATAAGCGTAAGCGCAAACGTCTTAACGACGGACCCAATAAACCTGCCGGAGCTAATCCGAACGGACCAAGACCAGCTGGCAGCAATCCAAACGGGCCAAGACCGCAAGGTACTAATCCGAACGGACCGAGACCACAGGGCCAGGGTGGTAATCCGAACGGGCCAAGACCAGCCGGCGGACCAAATCGTCCGGGTGTTCCGAACCGTCCTAACAGCAACGGACCAAAACCTACGTTAACAAAAGCAAGCGAAAAAGGTGAAGTAACCGGAAAACAGATTCAGGATAAAATTAAAGCTACCATGGCAAAATTGTCTGGTGGCGGTACAAAATCCGGTCCGGTTAACAGAGCCAAATACCGTAAAGATAAACGTTCTGCAATGGCAGATGCTGAAGAAGAACGTTTAATGGCGGAGCAGGAAGATGCTAAATCGTTAAAAGTAGCTGAATTTATTTCTGCAAGTGATTTAGCATCTCTTATGGATGTGAGCATCAATGAAGTAATTTCTAAATGTATGGCAATGGGTATGTTTGTATCCATCAACCAGCGTTTGGATGCTGAAGCGATCACCATCATTGCAGATGAGTTTGGTTATGATGTAAACTTCCAGACTACAGGTGAAGAAGACGATGTTACAGATGTAGATCAGGATGATCCTGCATCCTTGATTGATCGTGCACCGATTGTAACCATCATGGGTCACGTCGATCACGGTAAAACTTCTTTGCTTGATTATATCCGTAAATCAAAAGTTGTAGCGGGTGAAGCCGGCGGTATTACGCAGCACATTGGTGCATACAATGTAATGACCGATTCAGGTAAACCGATTACATTCTTAGATACTCCGGGTCACGAAGCCTTTACAGCGATGCGTGCCCGTGGTGCCAAGATCACGGATATTGTAATTATTGTGGTAGCTGCCGATGACTCGGTGATGCCTCAGACAAAAGAAGCAATCAACCACGCGCGTGTAGCAGGTGTACCGATTATTATTGCAATCAATAAAATTGATAAGCCAGCTGCCAACCCGGATAAGATTAAAGAAGAACTTTCGAAAGAAAATATTCTTGTTGAAGACTGGGGCGGTAAATACCAGTGCCAGGCAATTTCTGCAAAAGCAGGAACCGGTATCAGCGAATTGCTTGATAAAGTATTGCTTGAAGCAGAGATGCTTGAATTAAAAGCAAACCCGGATAAACGTGCCATTGGTGCGGTTATCGAAGCGTCTCTTGATAAAGGCAGAGGTTATGTAACCAACGTACTGGTTGAAGCAGGTACCTTACGTATTGGTGATATCATCTTAGCGGGTGCACACTTCGGCCGTGTGAAAGCAATGGTTGACCATACCGGTAAAAAATTAAAAGAAGCAGGACCAGCCATGCCATTACAGGTATTGGGTCTTAACGGTGCACCACAGGCGGGTGACAAGTTCCAGGTAATGGAGACAGAACGTGAAGCGAGAGAGATCTCTTCTAAACGTGAGCAGTTATTGCGTGAGCAAAGCATCCGTACCAAGAAACACATTACATTGGATGAAATCGGCCGTCGTTTGGCGATCGGTAACTTCAAAGAACTTAACATCATCGTTAAAGCCGATGTGGATGGTTCTGTGGAAGCCTTGTCCGATTCATTATTGAAATTATCTACCGAAGAAATTCAGATCCGTATCCTGCACAAAGGTGTTGGGCAGATCTCTGAATCAGATATCTTACTGGCATCTGCATCGGATGCGATCATTGTTGCCTTCCAGGTACGTCCTTCTACAAGTGCACGTAAACTTGCCGAGCAGGAACAGATTGAGATCCGTATGTACTCAATCATCTACGACGCGATCAACGAAGTGAAAGATGCGATGGAAGGTATGCTTGAGCCGAAAATGGAAGAGGTTGTACTTGGTACAATCGATGTCCGTGACGTATTCAAGATCACCAAAGTGGGTACCGTTGCCGGGGCATATGTATCTGAAGGTATTGTTAAACGTAATAACCAGGTTCGTTTGATCCGTGATGGTATTGTTATGTTCACAGGTACAATCAGTGCATTGAAACGTTTCAAAGACGATGTTTCTGAAGTGAAAACAAGTTATGAATGCGGTATCAGCTTAAAAGGATACAACGACATTCAGATCGGTGACCAGATCGAAGCATTCGAACAGAAAGAAGTTAAACGTACACTGTAGTTAACCTACAGGTTTAAAATACAAAGAGCGTCCCGATAGTTATCGGGACGCTCTTTTTTGTTGTTATGGCTGGTTACGTATAACGGCCAAACTTTCAGGTTTAAAATATAGGAATGATAACTGCTAATTGATAAAGATAGTTAGTGGTAAACGATGGCATGCATAATCAGCAGTTGGGTTTTAAAGCACCCACCCCGCCAGCAAACCGGCAATAATTAAAAACGGATGCGGGATACGTGTGAAAAGCAGGATACACATGGTTCCGAATGC
It encodes the following:
- the infB gene encoding translation initiation factor IF-2, which gives rise to MAEEKMMRLSQVAKKLNVGTSTIIDHLSAKGYDIENNPNAKITVDMYAFLSKEYESSAQVKKEAESLTIGKKHMGDVVIDADQVNVAPEHDEEDEVRIINNSPAEAVVPEVPAVTAQEAPKTAPTAESPEDVKGNVTLQGLKVLGKIDLGTADKDSKKSAKNTKPVEKVAAEKPIEKAKPETVAPPVEPKPEPKQETPKTEQPVKKETPKAETQKPPVADKPAEKTPVVEEPAAPVADVPVQVVQAHADKLQGLTVLGKIQLPDKKKEPTRVASSDEVVDKNKNKRKRKRLNDGPNKPAGANPNGPRPAGSNPNGPRPQGTNPNGPRPQGQGGNPNGPRPAGGPNRPGVPNRPNSNGPKPTLTKASEKGEVTGKQIQDKIKATMAKLSGGGTKSGPVNRAKYRKDKRSAMADAEEERLMAEQEDAKSLKVAEFISASDLASLMDVSINEVISKCMAMGMFVSINQRLDAEAITIIADEFGYDVNFQTTGEEDDVTDVDQDDPASLIDRAPIVTIMGHVDHGKTSLLDYIRKSKVVAGEAGGITQHIGAYNVMTDSGKPITFLDTPGHEAFTAMRARGAKITDIVIIVVAADDSVMPQTKEAINHARVAGVPIIIAINKIDKPAANPDKIKEELSKENILVEDWGGKYQCQAISAKAGTGISELLDKVLLEAEMLELKANPDKRAIGAVIEASLDKGRGYVTNVLVEAGTLRIGDIILAGAHFGRVKAMVDHTGKKLKEAGPAMPLQVLGLNGAPQAGDKFQVMETEREAREISSKREQLLREQSIRTKKHITLDEIGRRLAIGNFKELNIIVKADVDGSVEALSDSLLKLSTEEIQIRILHKGVGQISESDILLASASDAIIVAFQVRPSTSARKLAEQEQIEIRMYSIIYDAINEVKDAMEGMLEPKMEEVVLGTIDVRDVFKITKVGTVAGAYVSEGIVKRNNQVRLIRDGIVMFTGTISALKRFKDDVSEVKTSYECGISLKGYNDIQIGDQIEAFEQKEVKRTL